One genomic window of Clostridium taeniosporum includes the following:
- a CDS encoding DUF896 domain-containing protein, translating into MNIENMKIEEVIEQINLLYKKSKEHGLTPEEKDLQQKLRRRYIDNVKKNFRAQLDGIELKNK; encoded by the coding sequence GTGAATATTGAAAATATGAAAATAGAAGAAGTAATAGAACAAATTAATTTATTATATAAAAAAAGTAAAGAGCATGGTTTAACACCAGAAGAAAAAGATTTGCAACAAAAATTAAGAAGAAGATATATAGATAATGTTAAAAAGAATTTTAGAGCTCAGTTAGATGGTATAGAACTGAAAAATAAATAA
- a CDS encoding ECF transporter S component has product MNNKIRKMVYTALLTALAIIIPIQFGFLRIVIPPFTATLASHVPMMLSMLISPAVAIVVGIGSTLGFLISGLPMVVVFRAATHIIVGYVGAKIIMKNRNYMKATIITAPIHGIAEMIVVIPFIGLNLFQLLIVTAVGTIIHHFIDSAIAYSLVKAMSKTKKTDIYHVFGDFFEDKDIQAQS; this is encoded by the coding sequence ATGAATAATAAAATAAGAAAAATGGTTTATACAGCTTTATTAACTGCATTAGCAATAATAATACCAATCCAATTCGGATTTTTGAGAATAGTTATACCTCCATTTACTGCTACATTAGCGTCTCACGTGCCAATGATGTTATCTATGTTAATATCACCAGCAGTAGCTATAGTAGTAGGAATTGGGTCGACATTAGGATTTTTAATATCAGGGCTACCTATGGTAGTAGTATTTAGAGCTGCAACCCATATAATTGTAGGATACGTTGGAGCTAAAATTATAATGAAGAATAGAAACTATATGAAAGCCACAATAATTACAGCTCCTATTCATGGTATAGCAGAGATGATAGTTGTGATTCCATTTATAGGACTTAATCTTTTTCAATTATTAATAGTTACTGCAGTAGGAACTATTATACATCATTTTATAGATAGTGCTATTGCATATTCATTAGTAAAAGCTATGTCTAAAACAAAAAAAACAGATATATATCATGTCTTTGGAGATTTTTTTGAGGATAAAGATATACAAGCACAATCTTAA
- a CDS encoding DUF1292 domain-containing protein, which translates to MEEREIMSFKDEEGNKVDFEAIARIYLDKKEYLLLSPVDEAKKEDANIFAFRVDKNKDGKEELNIVEDDKEFEAIKKEYKKLLY; encoded by the coding sequence ATGGAAGAAAGAGAAATAATGTCTTTTAAAGATGAAGAAGGAAATAAAGTTGATTTTGAGGCGATAGCTAGAATTTATTTAGATAAAAAGGAGTATCTGTTATTATCACCAGTTGATGAAGCAAAGAAAGAAGATGCTAACATTTTTGCATTTAGAGTAGATAAAAATAAAGATGGTAAAGAAGAACTGAATATTGTAGAAGATGATAAAGAGTTTGAAGCAATAAAAAAAGAATATAAAAAATTATTGTATTAG
- the hprK gene encoding HPr(Ser) kinase/phosphatase has translation MSVSVKRLINDFDLEVLVEGKEDIKIEVNDVNRPGLQLAGFYNYFAPERIQIIGKAEWSFLQDMQIEVRKKRVKKYLSFNITCLIISRGLEPHEEFIKEARKNNIWVLRSKSVTTKLISEITLYLADKLAPQTRLHGVLVDVSGIGILITGESGIGKSETALELIKRGHRLITDDAVDIRESDGTLIGSSPKITIGMLEVRGIGIIDVTQLYGLSSVLEEKEIKLIMHFEHWKDDNDYDRLGIDNEYMDILGIPVKKLTVPVRPGRNIAVIIEAAAVNYRYSLMSKVSPVDIIENRISSVSDEV, from the coding sequence GTGTCAGTTTCAGTTAAAAGGCTAATAAATGATTTTGATTTAGAAGTATTAGTTGAAGGAAAAGAAGATATAAAAATCGAAGTAAATGATGTGAATAGACCAGGTCTACAATTAGCGGGATTTTACAATTACTTTGCTCCAGAAAGAATACAAATTATAGGTAAAGCAGAATGGAGTTTCTTACAAGATATGCAAATTGAGGTAAGAAAGAAAAGAGTAAAAAAATATTTGAGTTTTAATATAACTTGTTTAATAATAAGTAGAGGATTAGAGCCACACGAAGAATTTATTAAAGAAGCAAGAAAGAATAATATATGGGTATTAAGAAGTAAATCAGTAACTACTAAACTTATCAGTGAGATAACGTTATATTTAGCTGATAAATTAGCTCCACAAACTAGACTTCATGGAGTATTAGTTGATGTTTCAGGTATTGGTATATTAATTACAGGTGAAAGTGGTATAGGAAAAAGTGAAACGGCATTAGAACTTATAAAAAGAGGTCATAGATTAATTACTGATGATGCAGTGGATATTAGAGAAAGTGATGGAACATTAATAGGAAGCTCTCCAAAAATTACTATTGGTATGTTAGAAGTGAGAGGAATAGGTATTATTGATGTTACTCAGCTTTATGGATTAAGTTCTGTACTGGAAGAAAAAGAAATAAAATTAATAATGCATTTTGAACATTGGAAAGATGACAATGATTATGATAGACTAGGAATAGATAATGAATATATGGATATATTAGGAATTCCAGTCAAAAAATTAACTGTACCAGTTAGACCGGGTAGAAATATTGCAGTAATAATAGAAGCAGCAGCAGTTAATTATAGATATTCTTTAATGTCTAAAGTATCTCCTGTTGACATAATAGAGAACAGAATTAGTTCAGTGAGTGATGAAGTTTAA
- the helD gene encoding RNA polymerase recycling motor HelD, with product MKSELLYEEEILKEKRNLILEELNEKKINREKVNEKIRYLSKESKGSYNEEKETTERIYSVLQEDIYGYEEALETPYFGRVDFAEKFGFEESIYIGKKGITNNLRGEEVIVDWRAPIADLYYSSTGGDAYYKAPAGLIEGKLQLKRKFLFEDGKIKDIFDDSLNELMVNGEEGTELVDEFLKITLEESRGKKLKEVVSTIQKEQNEIIRWPKNFPIIVQGSAGSGKTTIALHRLAYLIYRYKESMKGQDILVLAPNKLFLDYISETLPNLGAEEVKQNTFEELVKSKFKLKGKIYSKDDKLKEIMEENDDDKKKFIIKSAHFRGSMEFKDMIDRYIALVDSSTMEIDDITIDGYVVFQKREIVKLYLKDMKSYAINKRKDEIKRYLSLKLKEKIEMLLYSIDFKWESKIKHIKNTCEDVEERRKLLIKEYDKRDDIKNHISKTYKKQFNEYFKNWKGMGVSHIYYKFFTDELFDFVAPENVSKNLLEFMKNDFLNNYENKVIDEDDLAPLLYIRNLLEGIEEKEKFKHIVVDEAQDYSPFQIYLINSFSKGNSLTLVGDLAQGIYYYKGLKCWEDITKDLFKDEATYVQLTQSYRSTVEIIDFARYTLNAQKLGLKDAKAVLRHGEKPKILEFNESEKNIYKIIDKIIEKIRELGKISIAIITKDSKEAQKVEKNLKNKSAYKFQRIKGKEKCFLEDNVIIPSYLTKGLEFDCTIIYNPSKEVYKDNILDQRLLYVMLTRALHYEYIIKFDSLTNLIEENN from the coding sequence ATGAAAAGTGAATTATTATATGAAGAAGAAATATTAAAAGAAAAGAGAAATTTGATTTTAGAAGAATTAAATGAAAAGAAAATAAATAGAGAAAAAGTAAATGAAAAAATAAGATATTTATCTAAGGAATCAAAAGGAAGTTACAATGAAGAAAAAGAAACTACTGAGAGGATTTATAGTGTCTTACAAGAAGATATATATGGATATGAAGAAGCACTTGAAACACCTTATTTTGGAAGAGTAGATTTTGCAGAAAAATTTGGATTTGAAGAAAGTATATATATTGGCAAAAAGGGAATTACCAACAATCTAAGAGGCGAAGAAGTTATAGTGGATTGGAGAGCACCTATAGCGGATCTCTATTATAGTTCAACTGGAGGAGATGCATATTATAAAGCACCAGCAGGATTAATTGAAGGTAAGTTACAGCTTAAAAGAAAGTTCTTATTTGAAGATGGGAAAATTAAAGATATTTTTGATGATTCTTTAAATGAATTAATGGTAAATGGGGAAGAGGGAACGGAATTAGTAGATGAATTTTTAAAGATTACTTTAGAAGAAAGTAGAGGAAAAAAGTTAAAAGAAGTTGTTTCTACTATACAAAAAGAACAAAATGAAATTATAAGATGGCCTAAAAATTTTCCAATAATAGTGCAAGGATCTGCTGGATCAGGAAAGACAACAATAGCATTACATAGATTAGCATATCTTATTTACAGATATAAAGAAAGCATGAAAGGACAAGATATATTAGTTTTAGCACCTAACAAATTATTTTTAGATTATATTTCAGAAACACTTCCTAATTTGGGAGCTGAAGAGGTAAAACAAAATACATTTGAAGAACTTGTAAAATCTAAATTTAAACTCAAAGGTAAAATTTACAGTAAGGATGATAAATTAAAAGAAATAATGGAAGAAAATGATGATGATAAAAAGAAATTTATAATAAAATCAGCACATTTTCGAGGGTCTATGGAATTTAAAGATATGATAGATAGATACATCGCATTGGTTGATAGTAGTACAATGGAAATCGATGATATAACAATAGATGGATATGTTGTATTTCAAAAGAGAGAAATCGTTAAATTATATTTAAAAGATATGAAATCTTATGCTATAAATAAAAGAAAAGATGAAATTAAAAGATATTTATCTTTAAAATTAAAAGAAAAAATAGAGATGTTATTATATTCTATTGATTTTAAATGGGAAAGTAAAATAAAGCATATAAAGAATACATGTGAAGACGTAGAAGAAAGAAGAAAATTATTAATAAAAGAGTATGACAAAAGAGATGATATAAAAAATCATATTTCAAAAACTTACAAAAAACAATTTAATGAATATTTTAAGAACTGGAAAGGAATGGGGGTTAGCCACATATATTATAAGTTTTTTACAGACGAACTTTTTGATTTTGTAGCTCCAGAAAATGTTTCGAAAAATTTATTAGAATTTATGAAAAATGACTTCTTAAATAATTATGAAAATAAGGTTATTGATGAAGATGATTTAGCACCTCTTTTATATATAAGAAATTTGTTAGAAGGAATTGAAGAAAAAGAAAAATTCAAACATATAGTAGTGGATGAGGCACAAGATTATAGTCCTTTTCAAATATATTTAATAAATTCTTTTTCAAAAGGTAACTCATTAACTTTAGTGGGAGATTTAGCACAAGGTATTTATTATTATAAGGGGTTAAAGTGTTGGGAAGATATAACTAAAGATTTATTTAAAGATGAAGCTACTTATGTTCAATTAACCCAAAGTTATAGATCAACGGTTGAGATAATAGATTTTGCAAGGTATACGTTAAATGCTCAAAAATTAGGACTTAAAGATGCAAAAGCGGTATTAAGACATGGGGAAAAGCCTAAAATATTAGAATTTAATGAAAGTGAAAAAAATATTTATAAAATTATAGATAAAATAATTGAAAAAATCAGAGAATTAGGTAAAATTAGTATAGCTATAATAACTAAAGACTCTAAAGAAGCACAAAAAGTAGAAAAAAATTTAAAAAACAAGAGTGCATATAAATTTCAGCGTATCAAGGGAAAAGAAAAGTGCTTTTTAGAGGATAATGTTATAATACCATCTTATCTTACTAAAGGATTAGAATTCGATTGTACAATTATATATAATCCAAGTAAGGAAGTGTATAAAGATAATATATTAGATCAGAGGTTATTATATGTTATGTTAACTAGAGCGTTACACTATGAATATATTATAAAATTTGATTCATTAACTAATCTTATTGAAGAAAATAATTAA